In Streptomyces canus, one DNA window encodes the following:
- a CDS encoding ABC transporter substrate-binding protein, which translates to MHLAPRALRRAAAAASIALLATAVGCAPQPEDDANAKASGSTGTTCAKGKLATKSSGKLTVATDEPAYEPWFKDDKPASGKGFESAVTYAVAKQLGYGKSAVVWQSVPFNKAFAPGEKTFDFDINQVSISAERKKAVDFSSGYYDVRQAVIALKGTKAAKAKSIADLKGLKLGAQVGTTSLNYIEDVVKPTREAAAYAKNDQAKSALQNGQVDAIVVDLPTAFYITAAEVTDGTIVGQFENQAGTPEQFGLVLDRGSALTSCVTAAVDALRKDGTLAKLEQEWLSDAVDAPVLK; encoded by the coding sequence ATGCACCTTGCCCCCCGCGCACTGCGCCGCGCCGCCGCCGCGGCATCCATAGCCCTGCTCGCCACCGCCGTCGGCTGTGCTCCTCAGCCGGAGGACGACGCGAACGCCAAGGCCTCGGGGTCGACCGGAACCACCTGTGCCAAGGGCAAGTTGGCCACCAAGAGCTCCGGAAAACTGACCGTCGCGACCGACGAGCCCGCGTACGAGCCGTGGTTCAAGGACGACAAGCCCGCGAGCGGCAAGGGCTTCGAGTCGGCCGTCACCTACGCCGTGGCGAAGCAGCTCGGCTATGGCAAGAGCGCCGTCGTCTGGCAGAGCGTCCCCTTCAACAAGGCCTTCGCGCCGGGTGAGAAGACCTTCGACTTCGACATCAACCAGGTGTCGATCAGCGCCGAGCGCAAGAAGGCCGTGGACTTCTCGTCCGGCTACTACGACGTGCGTCAGGCCGTCATCGCGCTCAAGGGCACCAAGGCCGCCAAGGCGAAGAGCATCGCGGACCTGAAGGGCCTCAAGCTGGGCGCCCAGGTCGGCACGACCAGCCTCAACTACATCGAGGACGTGGTGAAGCCGACGCGGGAGGCCGCCGCGTACGCCAAGAACGACCAGGCCAAGTCCGCGCTCCAGAACGGCCAGGTGGACGCCATCGTCGTCGACCTGCCGACCGCCTTCTACATCACGGCGGCCGAGGTGACGGACGGCACGATCGTCGGGCAGTTCGAGAACCAGGCCGGCACACCGGAACAGTTCGGACTCGTCCTCGACAGGGGCAGCGCGCTCACCTCCTGCGTGACGGCCGCCGTGGACGCCCTGCGCAAGGACGGCACGCTCGCCAAGCTGGAGCAGGAGTGGCTGTCGGACGCCGTCGACGCCCCGGTGCTCAAGTGA
- a CDS encoding amino acid ABC transporter permease, with amino-acid sequence MTLTKDESGAATPDADDSYTPSQRRIERERLKRARARRATAIAAVSTLVTAVVLYLVVVSAPGWPRTKETFFNGQYAREAFPKVLEGLWLNVRLLLICGVAVLVLGMLIAIARTLRGPVFFPLRFLAAAYTDFFRGLPLIINLMIVVLGVPALRLQGVTVDPVLLGGTALTLTYSAYVAEVFRAGIESVHPSQRAAARSLGLSNRQALRHVVLPQAVRRQVPPLLNDLVSLQKDTGLVSIGGAIDAVRAADIIVGRSLNYTPYIVAGLVFVALTIPMTRFTDWVTARMDRRRAQGGTT; translated from the coding sequence GTGACGCTCACGAAGGACGAGTCCGGCGCCGCGACACCGGACGCGGACGACTCGTACACACCGTCGCAGCGGCGGATCGAGCGGGAGCGTCTCAAGCGGGCCCGCGCCCGCCGCGCGACGGCGATCGCCGCGGTCTCGACCCTGGTCACCGCCGTCGTGCTCTATCTGGTCGTCGTCAGCGCGCCCGGCTGGCCGCGCACCAAGGAGACGTTCTTCAACGGGCAGTACGCGCGTGAGGCGTTCCCGAAGGTCCTCGAAGGGCTGTGGCTGAACGTCCGTCTGCTGCTGATCTGCGGTGTCGCCGTGCTGGTGCTCGGCATGCTGATCGCCATCGCCCGCACGCTGCGCGGCCCGGTGTTCTTCCCACTGCGCTTCCTGGCCGCCGCCTACACGGACTTCTTCCGCGGACTTCCGCTCATCATCAACCTCATGATCGTCGTCCTGGGCGTTCCGGCACTGCGGCTCCAGGGCGTGACGGTCGATCCGGTGCTGCTGGGCGGTACGGCCCTCACGCTGACGTACTCGGCGTACGTGGCCGAGGTGTTCCGCGCCGGCATCGAGTCCGTGCACCCCTCGCAGCGCGCCGCCGCCCGCTCGCTCGGTCTGTCCAACCGGCAGGCGCTGCGTCATGTGGTGCTCCCGCAGGCCGTGCGCCGCCAGGTGCCGCCCCTGCTGAACGACCTGGTGTCGCTCCAGAAGGACACCGGTCTCGTGTCGATCGGCGGCGCGATCGACGCCGTACGGGCCGCGGACATCATCGTCGGCCGCAGCCTCAACTACACGCCGTACATCGTCGCGGGCCTGGTGTTCGTGGCGCTGACCATCCCGATGACCCGCTTCACGGACTGGGTGACGGCACGGATGGACCGCAGGCGGGCCCAGGGAGGGACCACATGA
- a CDS encoding GNAT family N-acetyltransferase encodes MDLREELPSDRQAVRDVHLQAFGDHGLVVADLVDTLRDTITPQDGLSLVAEHDGQVVGHVMFTRSLLDAPRRLVDVQVLSPLAVMPELHKRGIGSALVRHGLGVLAERAVPLVFLEGDPGYYSRFGFAPGGGLGFRKPSLRIPDGAFQVIRFPGHEPWMTGTLVYAEPFWRHDAVGLRDPNA; translated from the coding sequence ATGGATCTTCGCGAAGAACTTCCCAGCGACAGGCAGGCCGTGCGGGATGTTCACCTGCAGGCGTTCGGTGACCATGGCCTTGTCGTGGCCGACCTGGTCGATACCCTGCGGGACACCATCACACCCCAGGACGGTCTCTCGCTGGTCGCCGAGCACGACGGGCAGGTCGTTGGGCATGTCATGTTCACCCGCAGTCTTCTCGATGCGCCTCGTCGGCTGGTTGACGTGCAAGTCCTCAGTCCTTTGGCCGTGATGCCTGAGCTCCATAAGCGGGGTATCGGCTCGGCCCTGGTTCGACACGGCCTGGGGGTCCTCGCCGAGCGCGCTGTTCCGCTCGTCTTCCTGGAGGGTGATCCGGGCTATTACTCGCGTTTCGGCTTCGCGCCCGGTGGTGGCCTGGGCTTCCGAAAGCCGTCCCTGCGCATCCCGGACGGTGCCTTTCAGGTCATCAGGTTCCCGGGGCATGAACCATGGATGACGGGGACGCTGGTCTATGCAGAGCCGTTCTGGCGGCATGACGCGGTCGGCTTGCGTGACCCCAACGCCTAG
- a CDS encoding amino acid ABC transporter ATP-binding protein, whose amino-acid sequence MSDAPVLRMESVRKTFGGSVVLRGVDLEVAPHTVTALIGASGSGKSTLLRCANLLEEIDDGAIWLDGEEITDPRADQDAVRRRIGVVFQAYNLFPHMTVLENITLAPRRVHGAARAEAEEHARELLERLGLADKAGEYPDRLSGGQQQRVAIVRALAVRPRLLLLDEITAALDPELVGEVLNVVRDLKGDGMTMVLATHEMGFAREVADQVCFLDAGVVLERGTAGQIFGDPQQERTQRFLKRIVEAGRL is encoded by the coding sequence ATGAGCGACGCACCGGTGCTGCGGATGGAGTCCGTCCGCAAGACCTTCGGCGGCTCGGTCGTACTGCGGGGCGTCGACCTGGAGGTCGCCCCGCACACGGTGACCGCGCTGATCGGTGCCTCCGGCTCCGGCAAGTCGACCCTGCTGCGCTGCGCCAACCTCCTCGAGGAGATCGACGACGGCGCCATCTGGCTGGACGGCGAGGAGATCACCGATCCGCGCGCCGACCAGGACGCGGTACGGCGCCGTATCGGCGTGGTCTTCCAGGCGTACAACCTCTTCCCGCACATGACGGTGCTGGAGAACATCACGCTGGCCCCGCGCCGGGTGCACGGAGCGGCCCGCGCGGAGGCCGAGGAGCACGCCCGTGAGCTCCTGGAGCGGCTCGGCCTGGCGGACAAGGCCGGCGAGTACCCCGACCGGCTCAGCGGCGGTCAGCAGCAGCGGGTGGCGATCGTGCGGGCCCTCGCCGTACGCCCCCGTCTGCTGCTGCTCGACGAGATCACCGCGGCCCTCGACCCGGAGCTGGTGGGCGAGGTCCTGAACGTCGTGCGCGACCTGAAGGGCGACGGCATGACCATGGTGCTGGCCACGCACGAGATGGGCTTCGCGCGCGAGGTCGCCGACCAGGTGTGTTTTCTGGACGCGGGTGTGGTGCTCGAGCGCGGGACCGCCGGGCAGATCTTCGGCGACCCGCAGCAGGAGCGCACGCAGCGCTTTCTGAAGCGGATCGTGGAGGCGGGGCGACTGTAG